The segment TTTTTAACAAGCACAAAACTGCTTCGGTTTCAAGTTTCAACGGTCTCTACAGTTTGTTCCCGGTGAATATTTTTGACCATGACAAATTAAAGTAAATTGGGGGCTCCCCACACTTCCCAAAGGCCTCTGCATACAAATATTACAGGAAaaggaaaattgaaaaaaaaaaaaaaagatgatttttttttctcttgaatATGACAATATTCATAATTTGATACATTGAATATGTAGAAGGCTCCACATTAGAGTTCCAAAAAACAATGGTTTCTGTTCCATGTGGATTCATTCTCCTTAACTCAAATTACACTAAAATATGAATTGTTTGGTCACTGTCAGTAACATCTTCAAGCAACAAGTGAAGATCAATATCAATGAATAGGAATGAATAAAAGAATGGTTTAATGCtggactttttctttttttgccttAGCAAAAACTCCATAGGCGGATATCATCACCTTCATCATAGAAATCATGGATCATTGAGGGTGGATTAAGTGAGGATACACTGAACATCTGATCAATATGCTTGGGAGAATATTGCAGGCAGCTGTCAAAGGAGGAGTACCATGGTTCCATCAGAGAAATAGGCTCGTCGTTTGCAGCAAGAGATTGTATGAGTGACATataagcatcatcatcaacatcaaCTACTTGATGATCAGATGGTGAGGAGGACATTGATGGGGAAGAAGCTGGTGAAGAGGAGGAAGTGGAGGGAGGTGCTGGGGATATCGGTGGGGTGGCGGCACTGGAGACGCCATGGTCGACGACAAAACTATTAGCAGCTGCAGCAGCCACTCTTTGTATTGACTTTGGAGACAAAAGGGTGTCAGGGTCAGGGATGTAATGTGAGGATGTGATTGGGAAGTTGAGATTAGCTGAGGAACCTTTGAGGCAAAGAAGTGCAGCATCATAGGCTCTTGCAGCAGCTTCTGGTGTAGAATAAGACCCTAACCAGATTCTTGTTTTTTGATTTGGAGCCCTAATCTCTGACACCCAAGAACCCCAGCTCCTCATTCTCACACCCTTATATTTCTTCTTTTTGCATGCTGATGAGGATGGTGGTGGTGGTGTGGGTGATGTTGATGCCTTCATTTGCTTTGATGGTTGTGGTTGAACTTGAATCTTCTGCAGATCAGTCTTCACCATTGGCAAGGAGCActcaacaacagttttcagttaTCAATTAATGCTTTGATGAGCTATGGATCAAATGGTTTCTTGTTCTTTGGGAAGTGATGAAAGATGTTGATATTTATAGATGGTGGGAGACTGAGAGTTTTTAAAGTTGGGAAGATCCGTCGGTCAATCAGTGTTATTCCACATATGAATAAGAAAATGGGTGACAGacagatattttagattaattaaaaaaagagagaaagaaatagACAACAGTTTACTGTTCAATGGTAAAACCCCAGTTCCCTATGGCTAAGTATATAATAAATAGTTTGTACCAAACACGTGGAAATGAAAATATAATGATTAAGTACACAGCAGAAATGTCAATTTGCAAACCCCAATATTCAACCTCATTGGCTAATTCTTGATTAGAGGAGGAAAGATCAAGGAATTAAGCACAAACAGTTTTGTAGACAATGAACAAATTACAGCTAGAAAAAACGTTTTTTTGCCCCCTTTGAATCATTCAATATTAAATACCATTATTGTAAAAAAGTCATTTTCTTAGACTTTCTGCAGAAAGATTTAAAATTTAACAGCCAGGAAATGATGGAACATGAATGCAACATGCTATGATTCGATAGTTGTTAGAAGTGAATAACTCAAGTTAAATGGCTGTTTTTAGAGTTAGATTGACTTGCTAAGCAAGTCAGTCTCCAACCCAGTTGACACCCAGAAAATAAAGAATAAGAAAAGAAACCAGGAAAAGGGCAAACCAGAAACTTTTCCACCAGGGTTTTCATTAAATTACATTATGTTTTACTGTACTTTTCTTTATAGCTGATAtaataaattgtagaaatattggtttttctttttcctttttatggGAAAAAAACCCTTTTGATTAtttaagataataataataaaggagtgtgcgtgagagagagagagagagacatAGGATTCTTTATAGGCAACTTCCAGGATCTGCAAGGCATTAGTTTTTAATGGGTGGGGTGTGAGACGCGCAGTCTAAATCCTAGTGCTTAACTAAGCTATTCATTACCCCAATGTAGAAAAAACAAAACCAGCTGTTGCTGCTCTGTCTTGCAGCACTGAAACCGCGTCTCTTGGCCCTCATGCCTTCTCAAAAACCATCTTTTTCACTCTTTTTACTGACTAATAAATTAGAAGCCCTTATGAGACACATCTCTCAACTGTTTCAACTTTCATGGTGTTTTTATGCTTGGCTGCTTTATGCCTACATGTTTTGACTTTCTTTCTTCCCAAGTTTCTCACTCCTGCTTACCTCGAGAGGATTCTCTTTATGGTACGGCAAACAAAACCAAAACTAATATCCCTGGACCAAAATACGTATAAACTTGGTTAGTTTTCACACTTGGGGATGTTCGAATGGGATGAACTGATTTTTCAAACTTTCCAGCACACGGTTGTTGCCCTTGTCAGGCAAATTGGCAATGATACGCCTGGCAAAACGTGCCCAACATTTTTGCAAAAAAggctacatacatacatacatacatacatacattcaGATTGGTACAAAGTTCCTTCCAGTTAAAGGTTCATAAAAATGAGGCCCTTCGACATAAGATAAGAAAACCTGTTTGTGAGCAATAATGGCGGCCCAAGTAATACTTTTTGTCATGACAGAGAGAAAAATGTTCTTCCCAATGAACATTACTCATGTGTGAATAAAAAGAATAGTGTGGTCAATCCGTACAAAAACCCTGCTTCAATCAAGAAGGCATCGCATCTCTCTTCCTTTAAAATTAACTAGTGTTTTTTGTTCTGTATTAATTGCAAAACTATTCCTATCAGGCAGGTGCTCTGGCATTGATCCGATTCGCCATATAAGTAACATGTATTTAAAAACAGTATCTCTTTCACATGTGTGAGACCATCCCTTGGTTCATTTCtttatcttaaatttttttcAGAAATTAAGGAATGAAACAAGGGCTTGGTTTCTTGGAAATGGGAAGgatatttcatttttatatttaatcatTCAGCTCAGAAGCTGTGCCCCTGAGCTCATAATGTATCACAGTTTTGTTTactgatgttaatgttattgacAAACTTTTTTAACACCTTCCTTTCAGAGTAAACTTCTTGTAGGTTTTACCTGTTACTGGGTTATGAAATTTGGGTATCTCATTTTTGTATGATTTATAGctcaaacaatatatatatatatatatatatatatatatgccagtAGGAGGAGGGGCCAAAAAGATCTTATTTGTCTGGGGCAATTCTGCAGTGCAAGATCGATTATAGTAAGGCAAATCGATATATAAAATCTGTCCTAAAGCAGAGAAAATAATTAAACAGAAGATTCATGCTTCTGGTCATCTCAAGTCTCATCAAATATTATTGTATATCCATACGGAAAATTATGTGTACAAAAATGTTGTTGTGCTGAACTGGCATTGACATTGCCGTACTGCCATAGCCCTTATTCCGTACTGGGTGTTTCGAGGAAATTGACAAAGAAATAATTAGATCTTGTGAGGTAAAAAGGGGATTGAGCGTTAGCCAACTGGAAGTAGGACCAGAGTATATCGAAATGGGGGTAAGGTAAAAGGATAGGCGAAAGTGCTAGGAAGGTTGTTTTCAAAGGGTTTAATGTATATTATCGGCAATATCCACAGCAACCACCATATATATCCAGAGTGATGGCTCACGTAATCCTTGTTGACTTCAAGCCTGGAGATTTTAAAACAAAGTTTAAAAAAGGCCTTCATGAGCTTGTATTACGTAGAATACAGCTATTCAACAACTTGAATGCATATTTACCAAataacctttttctttttttaccaaATCGAGTTGCTCTCCATTttcgttttgttttgtttttatcttCTAAACTTTCCAGTTTTTATGAACCTTCGTACAGAGCAAACATGGTAGCTAATAAGAGATTATCTATTTCCTTGGCCAATTATTAGTGCATATGAAGTATGGTTTTTAGCTGGAACACACCAATGCATGCAGTAGTTTGGGTTGGTTGATATTTCATGTTTTACAGCTTGAAATGTAATCATTACTTCGTGTTACAGCTTGAAGTCGCAGCATATAGAATGAGACTAAGGGTGTTCTTTTGTTTTCTTCGTTTCCAAATTATGATGTTTTTATCCTAACCCTTTTAATAATCATTGCAAATTTGGGGGTCAATGGATAATTACGTGGCAGCCTTTGGATTGGAGATCATTGATGTGATGCCGGTGTTGAATTCTTATGtgtgtaaaaaataaaaattaaacctaAATGATTGTAATACACAATTTTTTTATGTGTCACGATTATGGCATACAGTTTTTTTTGACGTCCATTCAAAAAGATTAAAGGTAAAAAGAagctttttaataaaaataaaaaataaaaatcaattgagCCCTTAAAAGAAAGTGCACCTTATTAAGtcattaatatataaaaaaaaaaagaaaattaggcctttctattaataaaaattattagttGACTAGTTTGACCGTTAAAGATATTGACATGATTGACGACAATTACTAAAGGATGACACGTGGCATGCCATATGGAAATATGCTAATGTGGCATGCCATGTCAAAAaacaaatttcaatttttttaaaacatactttaaaaggaaaattataaaaatttaaaatgattaataaaaattatatttggaATGAACCTTGACATATGATTGTCCAAGTTCatttgaattaattatttgtCCAATTTTATTCTAGATGAGttcaaaagtataaaaaattagaaattataaaaatatattaataattatttataaaatctaaaaacaAGATTGATGGGGTGGGATGGGGGCGAATACTGCTAGATCCACTATCACTTCACGATTGGCACACTTTTACTCCACCACCTGCTCCGCTCTATTATAGATGTATAATCTTGAAATTCACTATCACTTTCTTAAATGTTGGATGCATCCAACCTTGCCCCGCTTTACTttacttaaatttaatttttgctaCTTATCTTTAATATTTTCAACATTTTTAAACTTAAGTAAATATTTAAACACAATTCTCCAAAaaaagtttaaacataaaaatatattttttttctatattacgttattatatttttttccttttaataatTTACATATGCACAAATAAAATGATATATAGTGGATTTGGTCGAAGCGAGGCAAGCAATAAGTATAATTGCTCCATACCTATTATCTAAAAGAAAAAATCTATCTTGCACCGTCTCACATCTActtttcaaacaaaaaaaattcgCTACATTCAAAACAGATTAGTTTAGAATCTATGTGGCTGTTCAGATTTTGCCATCCCTAATTTTACTGTTAGAATTGTTGATGAGGTTTCTataaaaaaggtaaaataatttttttagccCTTAGCATTAGCAGTTTTTATTAATTGGTCATTACTTTTTAAAAAGTACATAAACAGTCataaaaatgttttaaaactTTTTTCTTATTtccaataaaatataaaatattatgcaAGATAAAAAAAcactttaaataaaaataattttaaacaatttaaaaatataaatattttcaaaaattcaaaacatGTGTTATTTACTCCATGAATGTTAATATATTTTCTCCAAAATTTAAGATATTTGTTCTGTTCATATTAAATCAAATTgaataatttctttaaaattttaaatcaaattaattatatatctttTTTTTATGTAAATCTAGTTATAAAGTATATAAAATGTTAgtataaagtaaatatttttgaACATTAGTATaaagtaattttaaaataatgatacaagataatttttaaataataatgttaaatttaagATTATTATTTGTTTAAAATACACTACATTAAGAGAAATTTGTATAAAATGGGCCTATTTTTGTAAAATATAAAGGTAATAAATTAAGTCTAGAAAATgtattttgaacaaaattttgtttacaaatatattgaaatttaagtCAAATCAATTTAGAGTTTATATCATTACTTAATTTTTTTACACTAATATTTCATatactttataattaaatttaattaaaaatatttttatatataaattatttgaattaaattaattaaagacttattcaaatatgatttaatataaattgaataaatagtttAAACTTTTGAAAATATCTTATTACCATTAGAGGTGTTCACCATAGGCAAGGTTAGGCCCAGGTCTgatttcaaaaagaaaattagCTTGGAGTTTGTTTAGTATAAATGGACCATTcactatttaaaaataataacagattcttttctatttaaatttaaatataaaattaatatcaacgaaaagtttttatattttattattttatatattaaaatgggCAAACCCAAAGTTAAAATATAAGCTCAAATGAGTTGAATTGATCGGGTTGGCTAGATTATACGGTTCATGAATACCTTTTATTACCATTCAATGAGTAATAACATATTTTTTTGAAtcgtttatatttttaataattttagaattttataatttttaaaattttaaagattttttttaattttacaaagtttttatttttcataattttgaaatttttatttttatttaaatatgaaagaacaaaatttaaactttttatGTAGTAAGAATAagtactaaattaataaaaattacaagCGTTGAGGGTTAAAAATTGTTTTACCATTTTTAACTTTATTTAACCACAATTAGATGAGGAACAAGatttttaacaaaaattcaaagactcaatgtcttaaaattaaataatagagattaaattttgaatttcaaaataGTACATGGATCTCTAgtaaatttaaaccaaaaataaatcCTATTAGTCTTAAGTACTTAATTAGGGATGTCAACGAGATAGGGTAAGGTAAATTTTTGTCACCCTGAACTTAATCTAAAACTTGAGTAATTCTTTGTACTCTCACCTCGACTTTTAAGAAAAATGATCTGCCTCAACCCCAATCTGACCCtgatttttaagtaaaaaaattCTGTCTCgaactcaatttaaaatttaataaaagacCCGActcctattaaaatttaatttaattatttttttattttgaaataaataaaattacatttttaattgttttattttttaagcaaataataatttttttcaagTTTATATTTAAacttaacatatatttatttattgaaagtaaaaacttaatatacatatatttatatatatatcaaaggTACTTTTGTAAATATCTCGGGGCTGATAGGACaaattaacttttaatttcaCCTAACCTGTCTTAAACTCGgttttccaaaaacaaaaatcCGATCCAAATGAATTGAGTCGGTTCAGAATATTTTGGATTCTGAAATTTTTTGCCATCCTATACTTAATTGTAACTTCAGGGCCAATCAGGTTATTAAGTCAAGTAATTAATTTGATTGGAAGTGTGACCCAGATAATTCGGGTCTAATCTCAAACTTAATAATCAACCGTCACTCAAAAACAAAAGCTATCGGCTAACGAGTTCTGCGAAATGCTATCCAAAGGTATTGGACCAATGGCAGCAAGATCTTTATCCATTGTTCACGTTCCCGCGTTTAAACTTAAATGGGTTTTCTCTCCCTTATCATTTTGTTCTTCAGAATCCAAACCAAGGAAGCTGGTTCTCTACTCCAAGCCTGGTTGCTGTTTGTGCGATGGCCTCAAAGAAAAACTTCACGCCGCCTTCTCACTTTCCGGCCCGGACCCCCTCCATGACGTCGTTTTGCAGGTAAAATCCCCACCTCACATGTCAGTCTTTGCATATACAAAGATTGGAACTTGGAGAGTTTTAATTGTTGGGTTCTTTTTAAGTAGGTGAGGGATATTACCAGCAATCCTGAGTGGGAGAAGGCTTATCAATATGAGATACCCGTTTTAGCCAAAGTGCTCTCTGATGGCTCTGAGGTGAGCTTTTCTTGTATTTGGGTTTTTCCTTTAACCTCTACTAGTGCCTGGAAATTGTGAACTGAAGGTTGAGTAAGGGGACATTTAAATGAACAGCAAGAAATGGAGGAGGATTTCGTTCCCCATGACATTGTTTAAGCTTCTAGAATTAGGGTTTTGGGCTTTTCTGTTTGATTTTACTAAAAGGCCCActgaatttggaaaaaaaaaaattagccaGGTCATT is part of the Gossypium arboreum isolate Shixiya-1 chromosome 5, ASM2569848v2, whole genome shotgun sequence genome and harbors:
- the LOC108450686 gene encoding uncharacterized protein LOC108450686 isoform X1, giving the protein MLSKGIGPMAARSLSIVHVPAFKLKWVFSPLSFCSSESKPRKLVLYSKPGCCLCDGLKEKLHAAFSLSGPDPLHDVVLQVRDITSNPEWEKAYQYEIPVLAKVLSDGSEEILPRLSPRLGVELVHKKIAAAFKQAVKYILV
- the LOC108450686 gene encoding uncharacterized protein LOC108450686 isoform X2 yields the protein MLSKESKPRKLVLYSKPGCCLCDGLKEKLHAAFSLSGPDPLHDVVLQVRDITSNPEWEKAYQYEIPVLAKVLSDGSEEILPRLSPRLGVELVHKKIAAAFKQAVKYILV
- the LOC108452123 gene encoding ethylene-responsive transcription factor ERF014-like, whose protein sequence is MVKTDLQKIQVQPQPSKQMKASTSPTPPPPSSSACKKKKYKGVRMRSWGSWVSEIRAPNQKTRIWLGSYSTPEAAARAYDAALLCLKGSSANLNFPITSSHYIPDPDTLLSPKSIQRVAAAAANSFVVDHGVSSAATPPISPAPPSTSSSSPASSPSMSSSPSDHQVVDVDDDAYMSLIQSLAANDEPISLMEPWYSSFDSCLQYSPKHIDQMFSVSSLNPPSMIHDFYDEGDDIRLWSFC